Proteins from a genomic interval of Pseudohongiella acticola:
- the rpoC gene encoding DNA-directed RNA polymerase subunit beta': MKDLLGLLKSQSQSDEFDSIRIGLASPEMIRAWSFGEVKKPETINYRTFKPERDGLFCAKIFGPVKDYECLCGKYKRLKHRGVICEKCGVEVALSKVRRERMGHIELASPVAHIWFLKSLPSRIGLLLDMTLRDIERILYFESFVVTDPGMTTLEKGQLLTDEQYYEAMEEFSDEFDAKMGAEAIQQLMRDIDLTEEVNRLREEIPATNSETKLKKLSKRLKLLEAFAESGNKPEWMVLTVLPVLPPDLRPLVPLDGGRFATSDLNDLYRRVINRNNRLKRLLDLNAPDIIVRNEKRMLQEAVDALLDNGRRGRAITGSNKRPLKSLADMIKGKQGRFRQNLLGKRVDYSGRSVIVVGPTLRLHQCGLPKKMALELFKPFIFGKLERRGLATTIKAAKKMVERETPEVWDILAEVIREHPVMLNRAPTLHRLGIQAFEPVLIEGKAIQLHPLVCAAYNADFDGDQMAVHVPLTLEAQLEARTLMMSTNNILAPASGDPIIVPSQDVVLGLYYMTRERVNGKGEGMIFADVSEVKRAYDTGHADLQARIKVRIDDFELNDAGEKTSVRRMVDTTVGRVLLFAIVPAGLPFAMVNQKMTKKQISGILNACYRNVGLKETVIFADQLMYTGYRYSTVSGSSIGVNDFVIPDAKAKIIGQAESEVEEIENQYASGLVTQGEKYNKVIDIWSRANDLVAKAMMEGLSTEPVINKEGKEERQESFNSVYIYADSGARGSPAQIRQLAGMRGLMARPDGSIIETPITANFREGLSVVQYFTSTHGARKGLADTALKTANSGYLTRRLVDISQDLVITEEDCGTEDGLVMSPIIEGGDIIAALGERVLGRVLIRDAVDQQSGEVLIEAGTMLDEKMVDRLETMGIDEVYVRSAITCDTRFGICRQCYGRDLARGHLANVGEAIGVIAAQSIGEPGTQLTMRTFHIGGAASRATAADNVQIRTTGSVHLHNMKTVENVAGGLVVVSRSGELIVNDESGREREKYKLPYGAVVTLAADRKVEAGQVVATWDPHTHPIISEVAGKVAFSSMEEGLTVRRQTDEVTGLSSLSVIDPAERPTAAKELRPAVNLLDAKGKEINIPGTTMPAVYFLPSNSIIGVQDGADLSVGDVIARIPQEGSKTRDITGGLPRVADLFEARKPKEPAILAEISGTVSFGKETKGKRRLMITPKEGDSMPDGSSHYEALIPKWRQMTVFEGEFIEKGEVVSDGPPSPHDILRLKGVSALAEYIVNEVQEVYRLQGVRINDKHIEVIVRQMLRKVEIKEPGDSGLIRGEQVMITQVLEENDKLRAAGKIEAQYQRELLGITKASLATESFISAASFQETTRVLTEAAVTGKRDFLRGLKENVVVGRLIPAGTGLAYHEARRQASAANKAFEESPGVTASEVEAALTEALKTGV, encoded by the coding sequence ATGAAAGACTTGCTGGGATTACTGAAGTCACAATCACAATCCGATGAATTTGACTCGATCCGTATCGGCCTTGCCTCTCCGGAGATGATTCGCGCCTGGTCATTTGGCGAAGTCAAAAAGCCGGAAACCATTAATTACCGTACGTTCAAGCCTGAGCGTGATGGTCTTTTCTGCGCCAAGATTTTTGGTCCGGTTAAGGACTACGAGTGCCTGTGTGGGAAGTACAAGCGCCTGAAGCATCGTGGCGTAATCTGCGAGAAGTGCGGCGTTGAAGTTGCCCTGTCCAAGGTGCGTCGTGAGCGCATGGGGCATATCGAACTGGCCAGCCCGGTTGCGCACATCTGGTTCCTGAAATCACTGCCTTCGCGTATTGGTTTGCTGCTGGATATGACGCTGCGTGATATCGAACGTATTCTGTACTTCGAATCATTTGTAGTGACCGACCCGGGCATGACCACGCTGGAAAAAGGTCAGTTGCTGACAGACGAGCAATACTATGAGGCGATGGAAGAGTTCAGCGATGAATTCGATGCCAAGATGGGTGCCGAGGCAATCCAGCAGTTGATGCGTGACATCGACCTGACGGAAGAAGTTAACCGTCTGCGCGAAGAGATTCCTGCCACCAATTCGGAAACCAAGCTGAAGAAGCTGTCCAAGCGACTGAAGCTGCTGGAAGCGTTCGCCGAATCAGGCAACAAGCCGGAATGGATGGTGTTGACCGTATTGCCAGTACTGCCACCGGATCTGCGTCCACTGGTACCGCTGGATGGTGGTCGTTTTGCGACGTCTGACCTCAACGATCTTTATCGTCGCGTGATCAACCGTAACAACCGCCTCAAGCGTCTGCTGGACCTGAACGCACCGGACATCATCGTGCGTAACGAAAAGCGTATGCTACAGGAAGCAGTGGATGCGCTGCTCGACAATGGTCGTCGTGGCCGTGCCATCACCGGCTCCAACAAGCGTCCGTTGAAGTCACTGGCAGACATGATCAAGGGTAAGCAGGGTCGTTTCCGTCAGAACCTGCTGGGCAAGCGCGTAGACTACTCCGGTCGTTCGGTGATTGTGGTCGGTCCGACGTTGCGTCTGCATCAGTGCGGTCTGCCCAAGAAAATGGCGCTGGAACTGTTCAAGCCGTTCATTTTCGGCAAGCTTGAGCGTCGCGGACTGGCGACAACCATCAAAGCTGCCAAGAAAATGGTTGAGCGTGAAACACCGGAAGTCTGGGATATCCTGGCTGAAGTGATTCGCGAACACCCGGTCATGTTGAACCGTGCACCAACGCTTCACCGTCTTGGTATTCAGGCATTTGAGCCGGTACTGATTGAAGGCAAGGCGATTCAGCTGCACCCGTTGGTGTGTGCTGCCTATAACGCCGACTTTGACGGTGACCAGATGGCTGTTCACGTACCGTTGACGCTGGAAGCCCAGCTGGAAGCGCGTACGCTGATGATGTCCACTAACAACATTCTGGCGCCCGCCAGTGGTGACCCGATTATTGTACCGTCGCAGGACGTAGTTTTGGGTCTTTACTACATGACCCGCGAGCGTGTTAATGGCAAGGGCGAAGGCATGATCTTCGCTGATGTCAGCGAAGTGAAGCGTGCTTACGATACCGGTCACGCTGACCTGCAGGCACGCATCAAGGTGCGTATTGACGATTTCGAACTGAACGACGCCGGTGAAAAGACCAGCGTTCGCCGCATGGTTGATACGACCGTTGGCCGCGTTCTGTTGTTTGCCATTGTGCCGGCCGGGCTGCCATTCGCCATGGTTAACCAGAAGATGACCAAAAAGCAGATTTCAGGAATCCTGAATGCCTGTTACCGAAATGTCGGATTGAAAGAAACCGTTATCTTCGCTGACCAGCTGATGTACACCGGTTACCGTTATTCAACGGTTTCAGGCTCGTCAATCGGCGTTAATGACTTTGTAATTCCGGATGCCAAAGCCAAGATCATTGGTCAGGCGGAGTCCGAAGTGGAAGAGATCGAAAACCAGTATGCCTCCGGTCTGGTTACCCAGGGCGAGAAGTACAACAAGGTTATCGATATCTGGTCGCGCGCCAATGACCTGGTCGCCAAGGCGATGATGGAAGGCCTGTCTACCGAGCCTGTGATCAATAAAGAAGGCAAGGAAGAGCGGCAGGAATCGTTTAACTCGGTTTATATCTACGCTGACTCGGGTGCTCGTGGTTCGCCTGCGCAGATTCGTCAGCTGGCGGGTATGCGTGGTCTGATGGCACGTCCTGATGGCTCCATCATCGAGACGCCGATCACGGCAAACTTCCGTGAAGGCCTGAGCGTTGTGCAGTACTTTACCTCTACGCACGGTGCCCGTAAGGGTCTGGCGGATACGGCATTGAAGACGGCCAACTCGGGTTACCTGACACGTCGTCTGGTTGATATTTCGCAGGATCTGGTTATCACAGAAGAAGACTGTGGTACCGAAGACGGTCTGGTAATGAGCCCGATCATCGAAGGCGGCGATATCATCGCGGCGCTGGGCGAGCGGGTACTGGGTCGTGTGTTGATTCGCGATGCAGTTGATCAGCAGTCTGGTGAAGTACTGATTGAAGCAGGCACCATGCTTGACGAGAAAATGGTCGACCGCCTGGAAACCATGGGTATCGACGAAGTTTACGTCCGCTCTGCCATTACCTGTGATACCCGTTTTGGTATCTGCCGACAGTGTTACGGTCGTGACCTTGCACGTGGCCACCTGGCCAACGTGGGCGAGGCCATCGGCGTTATCGCGGCGCAGTCCATCGGCGAGCCTGGTACACAGCTGACCATGCGTACCTTCCACATCGGTGGTGCGGCATCGCGGGCGACAGCGGCGGATAACGTTCAGATTCGTACCACTGGTTCGGTACACCTGCACAACATGAAGACGGTGGAAAATGTCGCTGGCGGACTGGTTGTGGTGTCTCGCTCCGGTGAGCTGATCGTCAACGACGAATCTGGTCGCGAGCGTGAGAAATACAAACTGCCTTACGGTGCCGTGGTTACACTGGCGGCAGATCGTAAAGTTGAAGCCGGTCAGGTTGTGGCGACCTGGGATCCGCACACTCACCCGATTATTTCGGAAGTGGCCGGTAAAGTTGCCTTCTCCAGCATGGAAGAAGGCCTGACTGTGCGTCGTCAGACTGACGAAGTCACCGGTCTGTCCAGCCTGTCCGTGATCGACCCGGCTGAGCGTCCGACGGCTGCAAAAGAGCTGCGACCTGCGGTGAACCTGCTGGATGCCAAAGGCAAGGAAATCAACATTCCGGGCACCACCATGCCGGCGGTGTACTTCCTGCCGTCCAACTCCATCATCGGGGTGCAGGACGGTGCGGACCTGAGCGTGGGTGACGTTATTGCCCGTATTCCTCAGGAAGGCTCCAAGACTCGAGACATCACCGGTGGTCTGCCGCGTGTTGCCGACCTGTTTGAGGCGCGCAAACCGAAAGAGCCTGCCATCCTGGCGGAGATCTCCGGTACGGTCAGCTTTGGTAAGGAAACTAAAGGCAAGCGTCGCCTGATGATTACGCCGAAAGAAGGCGATTCGATGCCGGATGGCAGCTCTCATTACGAGGCGCTGATTCCGAAGTGGCGTCAGATGACGGTCTTCGAAGGTGAGTTCATCGAAAAAGGTGAAGTGGTTTCAGACGGCCCGCCCTCGCCGCACGATATTCTGCGCCTCAAAGGTGTGTCAGCGCTGGCTGAATACATCGTTAATGAGGTTCAGGAAGTGTATCGACTGCAGGGTGTGCGCATCAATGACAAGCACATTGAAGTGATCGTGCGTCAGATGCTGCGTAAAGTGGAAATCAAGGAGCCGGGTGATTCCGGTCTGATCCGCGGTGAGCAGGTAATGATCACCCAGGTGCTGGAAGAGAATGACAAGCTGCGCGCAGCAGGCAAGATCGAGGCGCAGTACCAGCGCGAACTGCTGGGTATCACCAAGGCATCGCTGGCCACCGAGTCATTTATTTCGGCGGCCTCGTTCCAGGAAACAACACGGGTTCTGACCGAAGCTGCGGTTACCGGGAAGCGCGACTTCCTGCGTGGTTTGAAAGAGAACGTGGTGGTAGGGCGACTGATACCTGCGGGTACCGGCCTGGCCTATCACGAAGCGCGTCGTCAGGCGTCCGCTGCCAACAAGGCTTTCGAAGAAAGCCCTGGTGTCACAGCGAGCGAAGTAGAAGCGGCGTTGACCGAGGCATTGAAAACAGGGGTGTAG
- the rplJ gene encoding 50S ribosomal protein L10, translating to MAIRLEDKKQIVSEVNEAATSALSAVLADYRGVSVSDLTSLRKVARENGVYLRVVRNTLLKRAVASTDYECLNPVLTGPTILAFSMEDPGAAARVLKDFAKGNDKFEVKALSIGGKLLGADQLDALASLPTYDQAVSLLMSVMLAPVTKLARTFNEVPTKVTRAVAAVRDQKQAA from the coding sequence GTGGCTATTAGGCTTGAAGACAAAAAGCAAATCGTCTCGGAAGTCAATGAAGCTGCTACCAGTGCTTTGTCTGCAGTACTCGCCGATTATCGCGGTGTGTCTGTATCTGACCTGACGTCGTTGCGCAAAGTCGCACGCGAAAACGGTGTGTATCTGCGCGTTGTGCGTAATACCCTGTTGAAGCGCGCGGTTGCGAGCACCGACTACGAGTGCCTTAATCCGGTGCTGACAGGTCCGACCATTCTTGCATTTTCCATGGAAGATCCGGGCGCCGCTGCACGCGTGCTGAAGGATTTCGCCAAAGGCAATGACAAGTTTGAGGTTAAAGCGCTGTCAATTGGTGGCAAGTTACTGGGTGCCGACCAGCTCGACGCATTGGCAAGTCTGCCTACTTATGATCAGGCAGTTTCTCTGTTGATGAGTGTCATGCTGGCGCCGGTTACCAAACTTGCACGTACTTTCAACGAAGTGCCCACCAAGGTTACGCGTGCGGTTGCCGCAGTTCGTGACCAGAAGCAAGCAGCATAA
- the rpoB gene encoding DNA-directed RNA polymerase subunit beta: MAYSYTEKKRIRKDFGKLPVAMDIPYLLSTQIDSYRQFAQAEVSPADRQEQGLHAAFKSVFPIVSYSGKAILEYVSYELGKPVFDVKECQLRGTTYSASLRVRVRLILYDKESTTQAIKDIKEQEVYMGEIPLMTDSGTFVINGTERVVVSQLHRSPGVFFDHDRGKTHSSGKLLYSARIIPYRGSWLDFEFDPKDLVFVRIDRRRKLPATVLLRALDYTAEQILAMFYENNSYRLGKSTEELMLELVPSRLRGEVLNFDVVDKKGEVIVESGRRITARHIRQMEKSKLAELKVSAEFLAGQSLAHDVVNPDTGEVLFECNSLVSADVLAAMLAAGIKKFETIYTNELDCGPFVSETLRIDSTTSRLDALVEIYRMMRPGEPPTKDSAENLFSNLFFSQERYDLSAVGRMKFNRRLGREEATGEAVLSVDDIVDVLKTLVAIRNGFGTVDDIDHLGNRRIRSVGEMAENQFRVGLVRVERAVKERLSMADSEGLMPQDMINAKPVAAAIKEFFGSSQLSQFMDQNNPLSEVTHKRRVSALGPGGLTRERAGFEVRDVHPTHYGRVCPIETPEGPNIGLINSMATYARTNSYGFLESPYRRVIDGKVTKEIDYLSAIDEGQYVIAQASANLDKKMQFVDNLVTVRYNGETTLMPKEQINYMDVSPQQMVSVAAALIPFLEHDDANRALMGSNMQRQAVPTLRGETPLIGTGLERNVAHDSGVCVVADHGGVIESVDASRIIVRVSDEETQAGEAGVDIYNLTKYTRSNQNTCITQKPLVKEGDRIARGDILADGPSIDIGELALGQNMRIAFMPWNGYNFEDSILISERVVSEDRLTTIHIQELTCVARDTKLGSEEISSDIPNVGEGALGKLDESGIVYIGAEVGAGDILVGKVTPKGETQLTPEEKLLRAIFGEKASDVKDTSLRVPSSVKGTVIDVQVFTRDGLEKDMRAKEIEKSQLDKVRKDINDEFRIVQGATFYRLKQALVGKTVAGGPGLKKGAELTEEYLDKLSADDWFKLRLADEELNKQLELAEAQLLRRRADLDERFEDKKRKLVQGDDLAPGVLKIVKVYLAIKRRIQPGDKMAGRHGNKGVISSIMPVEDMPFDESGNPVDVVLNPLGVPSRMNVGQVLETHLGAASVGLGMRINKMLEERRKVDDVRKLLDEIYNTVGNKKEALDEFSDEEIMELANNLKSGVPMATPVFDGANEGEIKQMLKLAGIDESGQVTLYDGRTGNAFDRKVTVGIMYMLKLNHLVDDKMHARSTGSYSLVTQQPLGGKAQFGGQRFGEMEVWALEAYGAAYTLQEMLTVKSDDVAGRTKMYKNIVDGDHRMEPGMPESFNVLLKEIRSLGIDMELEVSGK, encoded by the coding sequence ATGGCCTATTCGTATACAGAGAAGAAACGTATCCGTAAAGACTTTGGTAAATTGCCAGTTGCCATGGATATACCATATCTGTTGTCAACGCAGATTGACTCTTACAGGCAGTTTGCCCAAGCAGAAGTATCCCCGGCGGATCGCCAGGAACAGGGCTTGCACGCGGCATTTAAATCGGTGTTTCCCATCGTCAGCTACTCGGGTAAGGCGATTCTCGAGTATGTCAGCTACGAGCTTGGGAAGCCGGTATTTGACGTTAAAGAATGTCAATTGCGTGGAACCACTTATTCTGCCTCTCTGCGTGTACGCGTGCGGTTGATTCTTTACGATAAAGAATCCACAACCCAGGCGATCAAGGACATCAAAGAGCAAGAAGTTTACATGGGCGAAATTCCGCTCATGACCGATAGCGGTACCTTCGTCATCAACGGTACCGAGCGGGTGGTTGTGTCTCAGTTGCACCGTTCACCTGGCGTCTTTTTTGACCATGACCGGGGCAAAACCCACAGCTCCGGCAAGTTGCTTTATTCTGCGCGTATTATTCCTTACCGTGGTTCATGGCTGGACTTCGAGTTTGATCCCAAAGATCTGGTCTTTGTGCGTATTGACCGTCGTCGTAAGCTGCCAGCGACAGTATTGCTGCGGGCGCTCGACTACACCGCCGAGCAGATTCTGGCCATGTTCTACGAGAACAACAGCTATCGATTGGGCAAAAGCACTGAAGAGCTCATGCTTGAGCTGGTGCCCTCACGCCTGCGCGGTGAAGTTCTGAACTTTGACGTTGTTGATAAAAAAGGCGAAGTCATTGTCGAAAGTGGTCGACGTATTACAGCGCGACATATTCGTCAGATGGAAAAATCAAAGCTGGCCGAGTTGAAAGTCAGTGCCGAGTTCCTGGCCGGCCAGTCGCTGGCCCACGACGTTGTTAACCCTGATACCGGCGAAGTCCTGTTCGAATGCAACTCGCTGGTCAGCGCTGATGTGCTGGCCGCGATGCTCGCTGCTGGCATCAAGAAGTTCGAAACGATTTATACCAACGAGCTGGACTGCGGTCCGTTTGTGTCGGAAACCCTGCGTATCGACAGCACGACGTCGCGCCTTGATGCGCTGGTGGAAATCTACCGCATGATGCGTCCGGGCGAGCCGCCCACCAAGGACTCTGCAGAGAATCTGTTCTCCAACCTGTTTTTCTCGCAGGAGCGTTACGACCTGTCAGCTGTTGGGCGTATGAAGTTCAACCGTCGTCTGGGTCGCGAAGAGGCCACAGGTGAGGCAGTGCTCAGCGTTGACGATATCGTTGATGTGTTAAAAACACTGGTCGCGATCCGTAACGGTTTCGGCACTGTGGATGATATCGATCACCTGGGTAACCGACGTATCCGTTCTGTTGGCGAAATGGCCGAGAACCAGTTCCGGGTTGGCCTGGTGCGTGTTGAGCGCGCGGTCAAAGAACGCCTGAGCATGGCTGATTCTGAAGGTCTGATGCCGCAGGATATGATCAATGCCAAACCGGTCGCTGCCGCCATCAAGGAATTCTTTGGTTCCAGCCAGCTGTCCCAGTTTATGGACCAGAATAACCCGCTGTCGGAAGTGACGCACAAGCGTCGCGTATCCGCCCTCGGGCCAGGCGGTCTGACCCGTGAACGTGCCGGTTTTGAAGTTCGCGACGTACATCCGACGCACTACGGCCGTGTGTGCCCGATCGAGACACCTGAAGGCCCGAACATCGGCCTGATCAACTCGATGGCGACGTATGCCCGTACCAACAGCTACGGCTTTCTGGAAAGCCCGTATCGTCGGGTTATCGACGGCAAGGTCACCAAAGAAATCGATTACCTGTCCGCGATTGACGAAGGCCAGTATGTTATTGCGCAGGCAAGTGCGAACCTCGACAAGAAAATGCAGTTTGTCGATAACCTGGTGACCGTGCGTTACAACGGCGAAACCACGTTAATGCCCAAAGAACAGATCAACTACATGGACGTGTCGCCGCAGCAGATGGTGTCAGTCGCGGCCGCATTGATTCCGTTCCTTGAGCACGATGACGCGAACCGGGCCCTGATGGGGTCAAACATGCAGCGTCAGGCTGTACCCACGCTGCGTGGCGAAACACCGCTGATCGGCACGGGTCTTGAGCGCAATGTTGCACATGACTCTGGTGTCTGCGTTGTCGCTGACCACGGTGGTGTGATCGAGAGCGTTGATGCCTCACGTATTATCGTACGTGTCAGTGATGAAGAGACCCAGGCCGGTGAAGCCGGTGTGGATATCTACAACCTGACCAAGTACACACGTTCGAACCAGAACACCTGCATTACGCAGAAGCCTCTGGTAAAAGAAGGCGACCGCATTGCCCGTGGCGACATACTCGCTGACGGTCCGTCCATTGATATCGGTGAGCTGGCTCTGGGTCAGAACATGCGCATCGCGTTCATGCCATGGAACGGTTACAACTTCGAGGACTCGATTCTGATCTCGGAGCGTGTTGTCAGCGAAGATCGTCTGACCACAATCCATATTCAGGAACTGACCTGTGTGGCGCGAGATACCAAGCTGGGCTCAGAGGAAATCTCTTCCGATATCCCCAATGTTGGTGAAGGTGCACTGGGTAAACTGGACGAGTCCGGCATTGTATATATCGGTGCAGAAGTAGGCGCTGGTGACATTCTGGTGGGCAAGGTGACGCCAAAAGGCGAAACCCAGCTGACGCCGGAAGAAAAGCTGCTGCGCGCCATCTTCGGTGAGAAAGCGTCCGATGTTAAGGACACCTCACTGCGCGTGCCATCCAGTGTTAAAGGCACCGTGATTGATGTTCAGGTCTTTACCCGTGACGGTCTTGAAAAAGACATGCGCGCCAAAGAGATTGAAAAGTCTCAGCTCGACAAGGTTCGTAAAGACATCAACGATGAATTCCGCATCGTACAGGGTGCTACCTTCTATCGTCTGAAACAGGCGCTGGTTGGCAAAACTGTTGCGGGTGGTCCCGGTCTGAAGAAAGGCGCGGAACTGACTGAAGAGTATCTGGATAAACTCTCTGCAGACGACTGGTTCAAATTGCGTCTGGCGGATGAGGAACTGAATAAGCAGCTGGAGCTGGCGGAAGCGCAATTGCTGCGTCGCCGTGCAGACCTGGATGAGCGTTTTGAAGACAAGAAACGCAAGCTGGTTCAGGGTGATGACCTGGCGCCGGGTGTGCTGAAAATCGTCAAGGTTTACCTGGCCATCAAACGCCGGATTCAGCCGGGCGACAAAATGGCCGGCCGTCATGGTAACAAGGGTGTCATCTCGTCCATCATGCCAGTCGAAGACATGCCGTTTGATGAATCCGGCAACCCGGTTGATGTGGTACTTAACCCGCTGGGCGTACCTTCACGTATGAACGTGGGTCAGGTGCTGGAAACTCACCTGGGTGCTGCCTCGGTCGGATTGGGTATGCGCATCAACAAGATGCTGGAGGAGCGCCGCAAAGTAGACGATGTCCGCAAGTTGCTGGATGAAATCTACAATACGGTGGGCAACAAAAAAGAGGCGCTTGATGAATTCAGCGATGAAGAAATCATGGAGCTGGCAAACAACCTGAAGTCCGGTGTGCCGATGGCGACGCCTGTATTTGATGGCGCCAATGAAGGTGAAATCAAGCAGATGCTGAAGCTGGCAGGTATCGACGAAAGTGGGCAGGTAACGCTGTACGACGGCCGTACCGGCAATGCATTCGATCGCAAGGTGACAGTGGGCATCATGTATATGCTGAAACTGAACCACCTGGTTGATGACAAGATGCATGCGCGTTCCACAGGTTCTTACAGCCTTGTTACGCAGCAACCGCTGGGTGGTAAAGCGCAGTTCGGTGGTCAGCGCTTCGGTGAGATGGAAGTCTGGGCACTGGAAGCTTACGGTGCTGCCTATACATTGCAGGAAATGTTGACAGTGAAGTCTGATGACGTGGCTGGCCGTACCAAGATGTATAAAAACATCGTCGATGGTGATCATCGTATGGAGCCTGGCATGCCAGAGTCGTTCAATGTGCTGCTGAAAGAGATCCGATCACTGGGTATCGACATGGAGCTGGAAGTCTCCGGTAAGTAA
- the rpsL gene encoding 30S ribosomal protein S12 translates to MATINQLVRKPRQSKVAKSDVPALQGCPQKRGVCTRVYTTTPKKPNSALRKVCRVRLTNGYEVTSYIGGEGHNLQEHSVVLIRGGRVKDLPGVRYHTVRGSLDTSGVAARRQGRSKYGAKRPKS, encoded by the coding sequence ATGGCAACTATCAACCAGTTGGTTCGTAAACCAAGACAGAGCAAGGTCGCCAAGAGCGACGTACCTGCTCTGCAAGGTTGCCCGCAAAAACGAGGCGTGTGCACCCGCGTCTACACAACAACACCAAAGAAGCCAAACTCAGCACTGCGAAAGGTTTGCCGTGTGCGTTTGACCAATGGTTACGAAGTCACTTCCTATATTGGTGGTGAAGGTCACAACCTGCAGGAACACTCCGTGGTCCTGATTCGTGGCGGTCGTGTAAAAGACCTTCCCGGTGTGCGTTATCACACAGTTCGCGGCAGCTTGGATACATCTGGCGTTGCAGCGCGTCGCCAGGGCCGTTCCAAGTACGGTGCCAAGCGACCGAAGTCCTGA
- the rplL gene encoding 50S ribosomal protein L7/L12, translating into MALSKDDILNAIAEMSVMDVVELVSAMEEKFGVSAAAAVAAAGPAAAGPAEAAEEKTEFDIVLTGAGEKKVNVIKVVRTITGLGLKEAKDLVDGAPSTVKEAASKAEAEDAKKQLEEAGATVELK; encoded by the coding sequence ATGGCTCTGTCTAAAGACGATATTCTGAATGCAATTGCTGAAATGTCAGTAATGGATGTGGTTGAACTGGTTTCCGCTATGGAAGAGAAGTTCGGTGTTTCTGCTGCTGCAGCTGTTGCTGCTGCTGGTCCTGCTGCTGCAGGCCCTGCTGAAGCCGCTGAAGAGAAGACCGAGTTCGACATCGTTCTGACTGGTGCAGGCGAGAAGAAAGTTAACGTGATCAAGGTTGTTCGTACAATCACTGGTCTGGGTCTGAAAGAAGCAAAAGACCTGGTTGACGGCGCGCCATCAACAGTGAAAGAAGCAGCAAGCAAAGCTGAAGCGGAAGATGCCAAGAAGCAGCTGGAAGAAGCCGGCGCTACTGTAGAGCTGAAGTAA
- the rpsG gene encoding 30S ribosomal protein S7, which yields MPRRRVAAKREILPDAKYGSKILAKFMNHVMEDGKKSVAEKIVYGSLDVVAKNTGSDALDAFEKALDAIAPMVEVKSRRVGGATYQVPVEVRAERRSALAMRWLVEHARKRGEKSMALRLAGEISDAAQGRGSAVKKREDVHRMAEANKAFSHYRF from the coding sequence ATGCCCAGAAGAAGAGTGGCAGCAAAACGAGAAATTCTGCCTGATGCAAAGTACGGCAGTAAAATCCTGGCCAAGTTCATGAATCACGTAATGGAAGATGGCAAAAAATCCGTTGCGGAGAAAATTGTATACGGTTCGCTGGACGTGGTCGCCAAGAACACAGGCAGCGATGCCCTGGATGCCTTTGAAAAGGCGCTGGACGCGATTGCACCGATGGTTGAGGTGAAATCACGTCGTGTAGGTGGTGCAACCTACCAGGTTCCTGTTGAAGTGCGCGCCGAGCGACGCAGTGCACTGGCCATGCGATGGCTGGTAGAGCACGCGCGCAAGCGTGGTGAGAAGTCCATGGCATTGCGCCTGGCTGGCGAAATCTCTGATGCGGCTCAGGGTCGCGGCAGCGCCGTCAAGAAACGTGAAGATGTGCACCGTATGGCAGAAGCCAACAAAGCGTTCTCGCACTACCGTTTCTAA